In Rutidosis leptorrhynchoides isolate AG116_Rl617_1_P2 chromosome 6, CSIRO_AGI_Rlap_v1, whole genome shotgun sequence, the DNA window tacaaggtaataatcatattcaaactttggttcaatttctataactataacaatcttatttcaagtgatgatcttacttgaacttgttttcgtgtcatgattctgcttcaagaacttcgagccatccaaggatccgttgaagctagatccatttttctattttccagtaggtttatccaaggaacttaaggtagtaatgatgttcataacatcattcgattcatacatataaagctatcttattcgaaggtttaaacttgtaatcactagaacatagtttagttacttctaaacttgttcgcaaacaaaagttaatccttctaacttgacttttaaaatcaactaaacacatgttctatatctatatgatatgctaacttaatgatttaaaacctggaaatacgaaaaacaccgtaaaaccggatttacgccgtcgtagtaacaccgcaggctgttttgggttagttaattaaaaactatgataaactttattaaaagttgttattctgagaaaatgatttttattatgaacatgaaactatatccaaaaattatggttaaactcaaagtggaagtatgttttctaaaatggtcatctagacgtcgttctttcgactgaaatgactacctttacaaaaacgacttgtaacttatttttccgactataaacctatactctttctgtttagattcataaaatagagttcaatatgaaaccatagcaatttgattcactcaaaacggatttaaaatgaagaagttatgggtaaaacaagattggataatttttctcattttagctacgtgaaaattggtaacaaatctattccaaccataacttaatcaacttgtattgtatattatgtaatcttgagataccatagacacgtatacaatgtttcgacctatcatgtcgacacatctatatatatttcggaacaaccatagacactctatatgtgaatgttggagttagctatacagggttgaggttgattccaaaatatatatagtttgagttgtgatcaatactgagatacgtatacactgggtcatggattgattcaagataatatttatcgatttatttctgtacatctaactgtggacaactagttgtaggttactaacgaggacagctgacttaataaacttaaaacatcaaaatatattaaaagtgttgtaaatatattttgaacatactttgatatatatgtatatattgttataggttcgtgaatcaaccagtggccaagtcttacttcccgacgaagtaaaaatctgtgaaagtgagttatagtcccacttttaaaatctaatatttttgggatgagaatacatgcaaattttataaatgatttacaaaatagacacaagtacgtgaaactacattctatggttgaattatcgaaatcaaatatgcccctttttattaagtctggtaatctaagaattagggaacagacaccctaattgacgcgaatcctaaagatagatctattgggcctaacaaaccccatccaaagtaccggatgctttagtacttcgaaatttatatcatatccgaagggtgtcccggaatgatggggatattcttatatatgcatcttgttaatgtcggttaccaggtgttcaccatatgaatgatttttatctctatgtatgggatgtgtattgaaatatgaaatcttgtggtctattattatgatttgatatatataggttaaacctataactcaccaacatttttgttgacgttttaagcatgtttattctcaggtgattattaagagcttccgctgtcgcatacttaaataaggacgagatttggagtccatgcttgtatgatattgtgtaaaaactgcattcaagaaacttattttgttgtaacatatttgtattgtaaaccattatgtaatggtcgtgtgtaaacaggatattttagattatcattatttgataatctacgtaaaactttttaaacctttattgatgaaataaaggttatggtttattttaaaatgaatgcagtctttgaaaaacgtctcatatagaggtcaaaacctcgcaacgaaatcaattaatatggaacgtttttaatcaataagaacgggacatttcaaacgtaCTTTTACCAGGTCTGCGTGCCTGTTGATTTGGGGCTATGTTGCCCATAAATAATCTCCTTTTGGTACTATGTGGGTTATCGTACCCGTTTGCTTGTTATTCTACTTATTAAGCATGTCACCTATTTTGGCGTTATGATTACCTTTTCTTTGTCTTAGTTTGGCCCTCCTTTATTCAAGCACAAGCACTTATTTACTTGTAGAATATGCCCTCTCGCATATTTCTTAAATTTGACAAGTGTTCCCCCCGGGGGTACTTTGCAATAGCTTCGATAATCTCCTGGGTTACCTTTTGCTTATTGCTAAAGTTTTATGGGCATTCCTTTTGGGAATATCTTGCAATAGCTTTGGTATACCTCTTGGAttacctcttgcttattgctaaagttttataagtattcctcttgggaataccttgcaatagcttcggtatacctcttgggttacctcttgcttattgctaaaattttataagtattcctcttgggaatatcttgcaatagcttcggtatacctcttgggttacctcttgcttattgctaaattttttataagtattcctcttgggaataccttgcaatagcttcggtatacctcttgggttacctcttgcttattgctaaatttttataagtattcctcttgggaatatcttgcaatagcttcggtatacctcttgggttacctcttgcttattgctaaagtttttataagtattcctcttgggaatatcttgcaatagcttcagtatacctcttgggttacctcttgcttattgctaaaatttttataagtattcctcttgggaatatcttgcaatagcttcggtatacctcttgggttacctcttgcttattgctaaagtttttataagtattcctcttgggaatatcttgcaatagcttcggtatacctcttgggttacctcttgcttattgctaTAAGTATTACAACACTCAAGATTGATGTTTCCAAAAGATGGTAGGATTTCATTAAAATTCCTTGTGGTAGGAAGCGTATAAGTTTCAACTATCCATTACAAATTTTCCCACTTACATGCAACTAGAAATCTAGGAATAGAACTTTCGAAGGTTTACCCCATTCCAGGTTCTGGGGATCTGTTTCCCTTCTGTAGTTTCGAGCTTGTATGAACCGTTCCCGAAAGCTTCAGAGATTACGTACGGACCTTCCCAAGTAGGACCCATCTTTCCTTCGTATTCGACTTTGCTAGTGCTGTTGAGCCTTAGGACATAATCTCCGACCTTGTATACCGATGGTTTGACTCGCTTGTTGTAATACCTTACGATCTTTTTCTTGTATGCTGCTTCTCTAATTAGCGCAGCTTCTCTCTTTCTTCCATGAGGTCAAGATTGAGACGGAGATTCTCCTCATTTTCTTCGAGGTTTGCGGTCCTATTGGTTAATACTTGTATCTCCGCGGGCAATACCGCCTCAGTTCCGTAAACCAAACTGTAAGGGGTTTCTCCGTTACTCCTTTTGGGTGTGGTTCGGTGATCCCATAGGACCAGGGGGAGTTCTTCCATCCATCCTTGGTGACATTTACCTAAACATTTCTCTAGACCTTTTAAGATATCCCTGTTGGTTACTTCCACCTGTCCGTTCCCTTGTGGGTGGTAAACGGATGTAAAGGTTTGCTTTATCTGTAGCTTTTCACAGAACCCTGGAAAGATACCTTCGGCGAATTATTTTCCATTATCCGAAATGATTTCTTGGGGTATGCCAAACCGACACACGATGTGTTCCCAAACAAACTTTTCTATTTGTTTCCCTGTCGTGGTGATTAATGGTTTTACTTCCGTCCACTTGGTGAAGTAGTCTATCGCAACCACCAGCCATTTGTAACCTCCTGGTGCTTTTGTGAGTGGACATACTAGATCTATGCCCCATTTTGAGAAGGGCCACGCTGATAACACCGATATCATGGCTCACAGGTTCGTAAGAGCATGACTGTATCTTCGTGCATGGTTGGCCAATAATACCCCATCCTTAGCATTTTTACCACTATTGACCTTGGTCCGGAATGAAGTCCACAGATACCTTCATGCATTTCTCTGATGATCATCGAAGCTTGGTTTGGTCCGACACAGCAAAGCCACGGGGTGAGGAAAGATTTCCTGTACAAGGCTCCGTTCATTATCTTGTATGACGGTGCTTTGATCCGGATCTTTCTTGCTTCTTTTTTATCCTCGGGTAAGATTCCGAGCTCCAAATATTCCTTTAATGGCTTCATCCACGTGTTTTCTTCTTCGATGATTAAGTCGTGGACTTCTTGAGCTTCGATGGACCTTTTTTCTAATACTTCGACCAACACTTCCTTCACCAGGTGTGCGAAGGTGATAGAAGCTAATTTGCTCAGAGCATCTGCTTTTTTATTCTGACTTCTTCTTACATGCTCTATTATGAAGCTTCTGAAGCTCTCTACAAGTTCCCTGACCTTTGATAGATAAAGTTGTATGATTGGCTATCTTGCTTCGAAGATACCTATGACTTGGTTCGCCACTAGTTGTGAGTCTACGAAGGCTTGTAAGTGCTCAATTTTCATCTCCTTTGCTATTCTGAGCCTAGCGAGCAGAGCTTCGTATTCTGCTTCGTTATTAGTTGTGCTGAACTCGAAACGAAGCGCATAAGTAAACTCTTGTCCCTCTGGGTTGATTAGCATAAGTCCTTCCCCTGAGCCATCAGAGCTGGAAGCTCCATCGGTGAACAGTTTCCATTCCTTCGTTTCAACAGTCGGGGTGATAATTTGCGCGAAAGTGGAGTTGTTTTCTTCGCCTGTCCCCGTTGTTTCTGCCATGAAGTCTGCTAGTACTTGAGCTTTGATTGAATGGCGAGCTTGGAAGTCGATGTCATGTTCCCCGAGCTCTATTGCCCATTTGGCCATTCTTCCCGACTTTTCTGGCTTCATAAGAACCTGTCTAATTTGCTTGTTAGTTAACACAATGATAGGATGGGCTTGGAAGTACCTCCGTAGCTTCCTTGCGGTGTGGACTAGGGCAAGCATGAGCTTTTCGAGCTCTGGGTAGTTGACTTCTGCACCCTGTAGAACTCGGCTTACGAAATATATCGGGACCTGTATCCTTTCACGTTCTGCCACTAGTACCGCGCTGATGCACTCCTTGGACGTTTCTAGGTAGAGATATAGTGTCTCTCCCATCTTCGGTGATGTCAGGGTTGGCAGATTAGCTATGTGTGCTTTCATTTtgatgtgataaaaccgacctttaaattttacaactaaactaactaataaatattatcacactacgggcaactggtcccgatcgtgcagcaatagatactggcaagtcaagttcgttccacagggagaagcgtattcaaaaatctaacaacaattaattatactaaaaagtgggggttttggattaggaatttatatttagcaaaataataataaaatataacttagtcttaaattaattaaactacttATTAATAAAAATTACAACATTACAAGATTAATTCATTAAGTGTAATCGTGAATCAAATGAGATttcaatattataataattatggaTTAAACAAATTTAAagtaatattaaaagatttaattaaaacttaaaatttaaactaaaatcaTACAGTACTGTATCTACACTTACGCGTTCCGCGTGTatatatacgcgttccgcgtatgttatattcgatgtgacaaaacagtacgtaTTAAGACTGAAGGAGattgatttatattttaatttttctgaataataataggtaaaaataataataataatttgcaatatataattgggagtgtttacttaaatatttcacctctagatccatggattattttaattttaagtcctattaaaatgttttagtatacaactttatattttctttcgaatatataaagtttcaactaactaaattaaatctaattttaatttgatcttatttagatagtttactattcctcaagtatttaaattgagacctaacctagtttttgactttcgccaaaactcaaatcataacggttttcctttttacagttttcactattatataactaatgatatcacCCGAACCACCAAaccttatttctaaattagtgttaataacttattcataggttcgtctaaatcacttgtaGTGTTGAACCTTAATTTATATCAATAGAAATAaccttcgctatttatatctaacaaattaagtgataaggattaaatatctaatcatataacaatggttcttttagctaggctcaatgttaaaaatacttaagttacattttaatatttacgaatgataacaatccatttcactagggctctacatctaagaaaacactatgggaatttactaactaatcatgataatgatacgggagtaaaaataataatacataaacataaacataataataagtaacaatgacaataataaaaatgaaagtaacaaacttacaaaaggtcttcaatttaatgattacaaatggtagaaaATGGACATGAAAGCACCCGTGCACACGAACAATAATACCCGTACAATACTGAAACTATCCTATTTGAACTTGAAAATAAATATGGGATTGAACAACTATCAGGGATAAATAATATGAAGTGTATGAGATAATTAATTATTGACAGTAGGTATTATATTTTTCTTCCGTATGTTGACTACCTACTGTCTCTAACTAAAACTATCTAACTACTTACCCTCTTTTCATAACCGCAGCTCCTTTTCTTTATACTCCAATCTTGAGATttagttaatattattttatttaaagtAAATCTTGAGAGCTGTAAATATTCTTGATCCAGCTGAAAGTTATCTTTAAATATATTAAAGTGCACAACCCATGTGAAATTGGAATCTAAATCTGGTCGAAAAACTACACGTTTCACGTAGAtaggtacgcgtttcgcgtaaggtatcttcatgaaagttgtagatttttgagttagggGCATCTGGACACCGGATTCGCCtattttcgagtccgtatgatttagttatgatttttttcgtgcatGCGCGTAGATTTCatgatttcgatcattttaacttgtagtcttgaggcgcgatgttgtactcttttgttgctcattagaaatcttcattttatctttattttgatatttatatcattgaaaatccataataacatttcattcgatgctttgaacattttaaccaattataaatcgaaaactactcgaatacacataaaattataacatttgggactgatattgcgactaagaatatgcatatattaagcaatatcaaattaccccacacttgaacgttggttgtcctcaagcaataataACTTTTTAATAGAGATTGAACAACTATCAGGGATAAATAATACGGAGTGTATGAGATAATTAATTATTGACAGTAGGTATTATATTTTTCTTCCGTATGTTGACAACCTACTGTCTCTAACTAAAACTATCTAACTACTTACCCTCTTTTCATAAATGCAGCTCCTTTTCTTTATACTCCAATCTTGAGATTAAGTTAACACTCCCACtaactaataaatattatcacactacgggcaactggtcccgatcgtgcagcaatagatactggcaagtcaagttcgttccacagggagaaacGTATTCAAGAATCTAACAACAATTAATTATACTAAAAAGTGGGGGTTTTtgattaggaatttatatttagcaaaataataataaaatataacttaatcttaaattaattaaactacttATTAATAAAAATTACAACATTACAAGATTAATTCATTAAGTGTAATAGTGAATCAAATGAGATTTCAATATAtaattgggagtgtttacttaaatatttcacctctagatccatggattgttttaattttaagtcctattaaaatgttttagtatacaactttatattttctttcgaatatataaagtttcaactaactaaattaaatctaattttcatttgatcttatttagatagctTACTATTCCTcaggtatttaaattgagacctaacctagttttgactttcgccaaaactcaaatcataacggtttccctttttataattttcactattatataactaatgatatcacCCGAACCACCAAaccttatttctaaattagtgttaataacttattcataggTTCATCTAAATCACTTGtagtgttgaagcttaatttatatcaataaaaataaccttcgctatttatatctaacaaattaagtgataaggattaaatatctaatcATATAACAATGGTACTTTTagctaggctcaatgttaaaaatacttaagttacattttaatatttacgaatgataacaatccatttcactagggctctacatctaagaaaacactatgggaatttactaactaatcatgataatgatacgggagtaaaaataataatacataaacataaacataataataagtaacaatgacaataataaaaatgaaagtaacaaacttacaaaaggtcttcaatttaatgattacaaatggtagaaaATGGACATGAAAGCACCCGTGCACACGAACAATAATACCCGTACAATACTGAAACTATCCTATTTGAACTTGAAAATAAATATGGGATTGAACAACTATCAGGGATAAATAATATGAAGTGTATGAGATAATTAATTATTGACAGTAGGTATTATATTTTTCTTCCGTATGTTGACTACCTACTGTCTCTAACTAAAACTATCTAACTACTTACCCTCTTTTCATAACCGCAACTCCTTTTCTTTATACTCCAATCTTGAGATttagttaatattattttatttaaagtAAATCTTGAGAGCTGTAAATATTCTTGATCCAGCTGAAAGTTATCTTTAAATATATTAAAGTGCACAACCCATGTGAAATTGGAATCTAAATCTGGTCGAAAAACTACACGTTTCACGTAGAtaggtacgcgtttcgcgtaaagtatcttcatgaaagttgtagatttttgagttacggacatctggacacctgattcgcctattttcgagtccgtatgatttagttatgatttttttcgtgcatGCGCGTAGATTTCATGATTacgatcattttaacttgtagtcttgaggcgcgatgttgtactcttttgttgctcattagaaatcttcattttatctttattttgatctttatatcattgaaaatccataataacatttcattcgatgcttt includes these proteins:
- the LOC139854748 gene encoding uncharacterized protein, producing MKAHIANLPTLTSPKMGETLYLYLETSKECISAVLVAERERIQVPIYFVSRVLQGAEVNYPELEKLMLALVHTARKLRRYFQAHPIIVLTNKQIRQVLMKPEKSGRMAKWAIELGEHDIDFQARHSIKAQVLADFMAETTGTGEENNSTFAQIITPTVETKEWKLFTDGASSSDGSGEGLMLINPEGQEFTYALRFEFSTTNNEAEYEALLARLRIAKEMKIEHLQAFVDSQLVANQVIESFRSFIIEHVRRSQNKKADALSKLASITFAHLVKEVLVEVLEKRSIEAQEVHDLIIEEENTWMKPLKEYLELGILPEDKKEARKIRIKAPSYKIMNGALYRKSFLTPWLCCVGPNQASMIIREMHEGFCEKLQIKQTFTSVYHPQGNGQVEVTNRDILKGLEKCLGKCHQGWMEELPLVLWDHRTTPKRSNGETPYSLVYGTEAVLPAEIQVLTNRTANLEENEENLRLNLDLMEEREKLR